The region CGAGCGGCGTCCCCTCGGGCAACGGCGGCGCGGCGTCGCCGTCGGCCATCGCGCTCCTGCTCGCCCTCGCGGGTGCGCTCGGCCTCACCACCATCGCGGTGCGGCAGCAGCAGCTCGCGAAGCAGCGCGGCTGACATGAGCACCACCGACGGGCTCCCTCCGCGCACCCCGCGGCGGGAGCCCGCTCGGCGCGCGTGGCGGCCGGCGGCCGTGCTCGCCGCGATCGTGGCGGCCGCGGCCACCGCGATCGGCGTGTGGCTCCTGCTGCCCGACTCGCTCGAGCCCGCCTCGCCGACGACGTCGATGACGCCGATGGCCGAGCCGACCCGCACGAGCGCGCCGAGCGCATCCGCCCCTCCCGATGCAGCCTCGACCGCCGCTCCCGTGCCGACCGCGGTCGGCGCTCGCGACGCGTCGATCGGCGCCGCCCAGGCCACGGTCGACGCCCCCACGCGCGTGCAGGTGCCGTCGGTCGGCATCGACCTCGAGGTCATCCCGGTCGGGGTGCGCGAGGACGGCCAGATGGATGTGCCCGAGCTCGTGCGCGAGGTCGGCTGGTACCGCTTCGGTCCCGCGCCGGGCGCCGATCGCGGCTCGGCCGTGCTCTCGGCCCACGTCGACAGCGACCGGGGCCGCGCCCCGATGGCCGAGCTGCTGGGTGCCCGCGCCGGCGAGCGCGTCGAGGTCGCGACCGCCTCGGGCGCCGACTTGCGGTTCCGCATCGTCGCCGTCGAGCGGTTCTCGAAGGACGAGCTGCCGCTCGAGCAGCTCTTCGCGCGCGACGGCGACCCGCTCGTGCGGCTCATCACGTGCGGCGGCGAGTGGGATGCCGCGGCCGGCGCCTACGAGGACAACATCGTCGTCACGGCAGTGCCCGATGCGCCGTGACCCAGCCCGAGGAGTGATACGTTCTGGCCGTGTCGAGCGAGGAGGCTGCGGAGGCCGAGCGCCTCTCGAGAGCCTTCGCCCACGATCCATCTCCCGAGGCGCTGCGGCAGGCGTACGAGCGCTGGGGCGGGATGGTCTACGCGATCGCCTGCCGCGCGATGGCGCCGCACGACGCCGAGGACGTCGTGCAGCAGACCTTCGTCTCGGTCTGGCGATCGCGCGAGTCGTACGACCCGGATGCGGGACCCCTGGGAGCGTGGATCGTCGCGATCGCGCGCCGCAGGATCGCCGACCACTGGCGCTCCCGCTCGGCGAGCGAGCTCGCCGTCGACCCGGAGACCCTGCACGGGGCGCTCGAGGTCGGTGAGGGGGATCCGGTGTCGGACGCGGTCGAGGATGCGCTCACGGTGCAGGAGGAGCTCGAGCGGCTCGGGGAGCCGGCCCGCACGATCGTGCGGCTCGCCGTGATCGACGACCGCTCGACCGCCTGGATCGCCGAGCGCCTGTCGATGCCGGCCGGCACCGTGAAGAGCCACTTGTCGCGAGGACTGCGACGGCTGCGAGACCGATGGGAGGAGTCGCATGCAGCATCTGCCTGAGGAGTCGCTCGTCGCGCTCGCCCTCGGCGAGGCCGTCGAGGGCGGCGAGCACGCCGCCGAGTGCGCGACCTGCAGCGCCGAGATCGCTGCGTTCCGCGCCGCCGCGCAGCGCGTCCGCGCCGCCGAGGTCGTGCCGGTCGCGCCGCCCGCCGGCGTGTGGGACCGCATCGCGGCGGAGCTCGACGAGCCGAGCGCGACGCTCGCCGCGCCGATCGGCGCGAGCGACGCATCCGCCGGCTCCCCCGACGCGTCCGAGTCGGCCGGCGCTCCCGTGACGTCGATCGACGTCGCCCGCAGGCGTCGGCGCCGGTTCGGCCTCGGCGCGCTCGTCGGGGCCTCGCTCGCCTCGGCAGCGGCCGCCGCGAGCATCGCCGTGCTCGTCGTCACGCAGCTCGGCAGCGACCCCCGTTCGACGAACGTCGCCCAGGCGACGCTCGACCCGCTCCAGTCGACCGTCGCGGCGGCGCGCGCCGAGGTCGTCGAGCGCGACGGCCAGCGGCTGCTCGTCGTCGACGTCGACGAGCTGCCCGAGGTCGACGGCTACCTCGACGTGTGGCTGCTCGACCCCGACGCGCAGCAGATGGTGAGCCTCGGCGTCATGGACGCCTCGACGACGCAGCTCGCGCTGCCGGGCGGCCTCGACCTCGATGCCTTCCCCATCGTCGACGTGTCGGTCGAGCCGTTCGACGGCGATCCGACGCACTCGGGCGACAGCCTGTGGCGGGGAGCGCTCGAGAGCTGAGCGGCGTCAGCGGTGCGGCCAGCGCCGCAGCGCCCGATCGATCGCCGCGCGCGTGCGGTCGCCGACCGGCTCGACGAGCTCGAGCAGCGGCTCGACCGGTCGGCCGCGCGACACCGGCAGCCGCCAGGTGCCGACCGCGACGCCGTCGACGAGCACGAGCGGGCGGAAGACGCCGTTGCCGCCCGGCACCGCGGCGCGCAGCACCGCTTCGCTCACGCCGCGCGAGGGGCCCTCGTAGCCGAGCAGCCACTCGTCGAACGCGGGCACGAGCGTGACGCCGGCGCGACCGCCCGGCTCGGCGCCCGCCTCGACGAGCAGCTCCTCCTGCCCGAGCCGCACGCGCTCGAGTCGGCTCGCGCGCTCGAGCGCGGCGCGCACGGGGCGCTTCGCGGCGCCGAGCCACCAGGCCGCGTCGTCGGCGCGCACGGGACCGCGGGCGATCGCGAAGCGCTCGAGCGCGGCATCGAGCGACGCCTCGGGGTCGGCGACGGCCGGCGGCGCCCCGCCGACGAGCAGCTGCTCGTCGCCCGCGAAGGGGCCGAAGCGCACGAGCCCGTCGTAGGCGCAGAGCGCGAGCAGGTGGTAGCCGTTGCCGCCGGCCGTGCCGATGCCGGCGGCCGCCCACGCCTCGAGCATCGCGCCGCGGCGCACCGGGCCGGCTTCGAGCGCGGCGACGAGCACCGCGGCGGCGTGCTCGGCGGTCGCCTCGTCGATGCCGCGCTGGGTGCACATCCGCCACTCCCGCCGCCGCATGCGCTCCGCCGTCGCGGCATGCAGGACGGCGAGGTCGTCGGGCGCCGCGACGAAGAGCGTGCCGCGCATCGCCCAGGACCGCACGAGCAGCCCCGCGTCGAACGCCGCGCGCACGTCGGCGAGCGTCGTGCCCGGCGCGGAGCGGATCGCGATCGCGCGCAGCACTCCCGGCAGGTCCTGCCCCTGCATCGCGACGAAGCGGCGCACGACCTCCACCGGCGAGAGCGTCGAGCCGAGCAGCCGCTGCGAGGCCAGCCGCGAGCGCCGCGCCTGCACCGGCGTCAGCGAGCGGGGCTCGGCCATGCTCCCACGGTAGCCCCGCCCGCCCACGCGCACCGACGCATCCGCCGCGTGCGCACGCCCGCGCGCCTCAGTCCTCGAGCAGGCTCGTCACGAGCGCGGCGATGCGGGAGCGCTCGGAGCGCTGCAGCGTGATGTGGCCGAAGAGGTCCTGGCCCTTGAGCGTCTCGATGACGCTCGCGATGCCGTCGTGCCGCCCGACGCGCAGGTTGTCGCGCTGCGCGACGTCGTGGGTGAGCACGACGCGCGAGTTCTGCCCGATGCGGCTCAGCACCGTGAGCAGCACGTTGCGCTCGAGCGACTGCGCCTCGTCGACGATCACGAACGCGTCGTGCAGCGAGCGGCCGCGGATGTGCGTGAGCGGCAGCACCTCGAGCATGCCCCGGTCGGCGACCTCGTCGAGCACGTTGTCGCTCACGAGCGCGCCGAGCGTGTCGTAGATCGCCTGGCCCCAGGGGTTCATCTTCTCGTCCTTGTCGCCCGGCAGGTAGCCGAGCTCCTGGCCGCCGACCGCGTAGAGCGGGCGGAAGACGATGACCTTCTTGTGCAGCCGCCGCTCGAGCACCGCCTCGAGGCCCGCGGCGAGCGCGAGCGCCGACTTGCCGGTGCCGGCCGAGCCGCCGAGCGAGACGATGCCGACCTCCTCGTCGAGCAGCAGGTCGATCGCGAGCCGCTGCTCGGCCGAGCGGCCGTGCACGCCGAACACGTCGCGGTCGCCGCGCACGAGCGAGACGACGCCGGGGCGGGTGACGCGGCCGAGCGCCGAGCCGCGCTCGGAGGAGATGACGAGGCACGTGTTGCTCGGCATGTCGGCGACGAGCGGCGTCTCGAGCCGCTCGTGCTCGTAGAGCCGGTTGATCTCGTCGCCCGAGAGGGCGAGCTGCTCGGTGCCGGTCCAGCCCGAGTCGACCGCTTGCTCGGCGAGGTACTCCTCCGCCGACAGGCCGATCGACGCGGCCTTCACGCGCATCGGCAGGTCCTTCGAGACGACGCACACGTCGAGCCCGTCGGCCGCGAGGTTCGAGGCGACCGCGAGGATGCGCGAGTCGTTGTCGCCGAGCTGCAGCCCGCTCGGCAGGATCTGCTGGTTGGAGTGGTTGAGCTCGACCCGCAGGCTCCCGCCTCCCTCGGTCGGCACCGGGAAGTCCAGCCGCTGGTGCTCGATGCGCAGGTCGTCGAGGTTGCGGAGCGCCTTGCGGGCGAAGTACCCGATCTCGGGATCGTGCCGCTTCTTCTCGAGCTCCGCGATGACGACCACCGGGATCACGACCGAGTGCTCGGCGAAGCGGTGGATGGCCCCCGGGTCTGACAGCAGCACGCTCGTGTCGAGCACGTAGGTGCGCTGGCGCGACTCGGTCTCGCTGACCTCGACCGCGCTTCCGGAGGTGGTGGTGCGTGCAGGCACGTTGCGCTCCCTTCCGACCGGGGTCGGATCTCACGCGGCGCTCGCTCCGAGGTGCTCGCTGGCGCGAAGGCCGCTCGCTCGCCGGGCGAAGCTGCCCGACACGGCTGAATGTACGCGCGCTCCCGATGCGCCGCGTCGGAAGACACACCGCCGTCGCCCAGAGTTCACCTCGATGGGAGGTTGAGGGTTCTCAGCGCCCGTAGCGCCGCTCCCGCAGCCCGTAGGAGCGGATCGCGCGCAGGAAGTCGACCTCGCGGAGGTCGGGCCCGAGCGCCTCGACGAAGTAGAACTCGCTGTGCGCGCTCTGCCACAGCATGAAGTCGCTCAGCCGCTGCTCGCCCGAGGTGCGGATGACGAGGTCGAGATCGGGCTGGCCGGCGGTCGAGAGGTGCTCGCCGATGAGCTCGGGGCTCAGCCGCTCGGCGATCTCGGCGGGGCTCGCGCCGTCGGCGGACTCGAGGATGCGCTTGACCGCCTCCACGAGCTCGTGCCGGCCGCCGTAGCCGACCGCGAGGTTCACGACGATGCCCGGCTCCCCCTCGGTGCGCTGCACCGCCGCGGTGAGCGCGGCGCACAGCGGCTCGGGCAGGCCGCGCGGGTCGCCCACGTGACGGATGCGTCGGCCCGGCGTGTGCGAGAGTCCGTCGGCGAGCTCGGCGATGATCTCGCACAGCTCACCGAGCTCCTCGCTCGCGCGGCCCGTGAGGTTGTCGCGCGAGAGCAGGTAGAGCGTCACGACCTCGACGCCGACCTGGGCGCACCACTCGACGAACTCGTGCAGCTTCGCGGCGCCCGCGCGATGACCGTGCCCGACGCTCTCGAGCTTCTGCTCGCGCGCCCAGCGCCGGTTGCCGTCGATGATCATCGCGAGGTGGCGCGGCACGGGGCTGCCCTGGAGGTCGCGCCGGAGCCGCCGCTCGTAGTAGCGGTACACGAGTCGTGACCCGGGGGCGCTGCGCAGTCGCACGCGTCGAATCTACCCGGGGCGCCGCCGGATGCCCGCACCGGCACTGCGTACGCCGTACGCTGTAGCCATGCCCATGACCTCCGATCCCGAAGCCGACGGCCTGCGGCGCGAGCCCGATCCCGCCGCGGCCGACGACGTGCCGCACCTGCCGCTCATCGAGGCGGCGGGCGACGCGA is a window of Agrococcus sp. Marseille-Q4369 DNA encoding:
- the uppS gene encoding polyprenyl diphosphate synthase, translating into MRLRSAPGSRLVYRYYERRLRRDLQGSPVPRHLAMIIDGNRRWAREQKLESVGHGHRAGAAKLHEFVEWCAQVGVEVVTLYLLSRDNLTGRASEELGELCEIIAELADGLSHTPGRRIRHVGDPRGLPEPLCAALTAAVQRTEGEPGIVVNLAVGYGGRHELVEAVKRILESADGASPAEIAERLSPELIGEHLSTAGQPDLDLVIRTSGEQRLSDFMLWQSAHSEFYFVEALGPDLREVDFLRAIRSYGLRERRYGR
- a CDS encoding class F sortase, producing the protein MSTTDGLPPRTPRREPARRAWRPAAVLAAIVAAAATAIGVWLLLPDSLEPASPTTSMTPMAEPTRTSAPSASAPPDAASTAAPVPTAVGARDASIGAAQATVDAPTRVQVPSVGIDLEVIPVGVREDGQMDVPELVREVGWYRFGPAPGADRGSAVLSAHVDSDRGRAPMAELLGARAGERVEVATASGADLRFRIVAVERFSKDELPLEQLFARDGDPLVRLITCGGEWDAAAGAYEDNIVVTAVPDAP
- a CDS encoding anti-sigma factor, giving the protein MQHLPEESLVALALGEAVEGGEHAAECATCSAEIAAFRAAAQRVRAAEVVPVAPPAGVWDRIAAELDEPSATLAAPIGASDASAGSPDASESAGAPVTSIDVARRRRRRFGLGALVGASLASAAAAASIAVLVVTQLGSDPRSTNVAQATLDPLQSTVAAARAEVVERDGQRLLVVDVDELPEVDGYLDVWLLDPDAQQMVSLGVMDASTTQLALPGGLDLDAFPIVDVSVEPFDGDPTHSGDSLWRGALES
- a CDS encoding sigma-70 family RNA polymerase sigma factor: MSSEEAAEAERLSRAFAHDPSPEALRQAYERWGGMVYAIACRAMAPHDAEDVVQQTFVSVWRSRESYDPDAGPLGAWIVAIARRRIADHWRSRSASELAVDPETLHGALEVGEGDPVSDAVEDALTVQEELERLGEPARTIVRLAVIDDRSTAWIAERLSMPAGTVKSHLSRGLRRLRDRWEESHAASA
- a CDS encoding PhoH family protein → MPARTTTSGSAVEVSETESRQRTYVLDTSVLLSDPGAIHRFAEHSVVIPVVVIAELEKKRHDPEIGYFARKALRNLDDLRIEHQRLDFPVPTEGGGSLRVELNHSNQQILPSGLQLGDNDSRILAVASNLAADGLDVCVVSKDLPMRVKAASIGLSAEEYLAEQAVDSGWTGTEQLALSGDEINRLYEHERLETPLVADMPSNTCLVISSERGSALGRVTRPGVVSLVRGDRDVFGVHGRSAEQRLAIDLLLDEEVGIVSLGGSAGTGKSALALAAGLEAVLERRLHKKVIVFRPLYAVGGQELGYLPGDKDEKMNPWGQAIYDTLGALVSDNVLDEVADRGMLEVLPLTHIRGRSLHDAFVIVDEAQSLERNVLLTVLSRIGQNSRVVLTHDVAQRDNLRVGRHDGIASVIETLKGQDLFGHITLQRSERSRIAALVTSLLED
- a CDS encoding crosslink repair DNA glycosylase YcaQ family protein — encoded protein: MAEPRSLTPVQARRSRLASQRLLGSTLSPVEVVRRFVAMQGQDLPGVLRAIAIRSAPGTTLADVRAAFDAGLLVRSWAMRGTLFVAAPDDLAVLHAATAERMRRREWRMCTQRGIDEATAEHAAAVLVAALEAGPVRRGAMLEAWAAAGIGTAGGNGYHLLALCAYDGLVRFGPFAGDEQLLVGGAPPAVADPEASLDAALERFAIARGPVRADDAAWWLGAAKRPVRAALERASRLERVRLGQEELLVEAGAEPGGRAGVTLVPAFDEWLLGYEGPSRGVSEAVLRAAVPGGNGVFRPLVLVDGVAVGTWRLPVSRGRPVEPLLELVEPVGDRTRAAIDRALRRWPHR